Genomic DNA from candidate division KSB1 bacterium:
TCTATTTCGAAATCGATGCAGATCTGGATAACTATTATATTGGCGATGAATTATACTTAGAAAGTTTACAAGATGATTTTTCCCTTACCATGGGCTCTTTTTCTATTGATTCTCCCTCGTCTGTCTCTACCAGTGTGATTCTGAGCGAAATTTTTTCGCAAGCGGATGCTTTGCACGGATTAACGGTAATCGTCCCGGCATTCAGCTTTCAGACGGATAAAAAATCTTTGGATCCCTATGATAGTTTCTCTTATGTCGTTATTGAGACCGGCAATATATCCTTGCAAGTCCAAAATAACCTGGCCATTCCTTTAGGCAGTCCTCTGACTTTGGAAATTTGGGACACGGCCCAGGACACTTTAATTTCTTCAACTACCAGTTCTTCACAAATACCTGCCGGGAGCTCCGCAAATTTTGTCATAAACTTGGCCGGTAAAAAAATCCCGAACCAGTTATCGGTGAGAATGATAGGAGATTCACCGGGCAGCAGCGGGGAGCCTGTTTGGGTAGATAAAAATAGCAGTTTCAAAATGACGGCCAGTATTACAAATCTTACCGTCGAGGAGGCGTTGGCTGAAGTACCTACCCAGGTTATTTCCGGAGAGGAGCAGTTAGCGATAACAGATTCGGTTGTCGTAATAGATGCGATAATTGAATCAGGGTCAATCGACTTTACGGTTAGCGGGGATTTCGCACTCGATGCCTGGGTCAGATATGAGCTTCCCGATTTTGTTTCGCCAACCGGTTCTGCTTTAGTTGATTCGGTTTTTATCTCGGGAAGCACCCCAAGCAGCGTTTCGATTAATCTGAATAATTACTCTTTTCAACCTGAGATGGCTGGCTTTGGTCAGCAGAAGGTGCGGTTTTCATGGAGGGCCAGAACGATTGATTCCGGTTCCAATATGGTTTTGGTAAAGAGTAGTGATATTATCAACGTAAATTTCAATGTGGACGAAATCCATTTTTATCAGCTTACTGGCAAATTAAGGCAAAAAGAATTTGACATCGAGCAGGATGAAATTGAGTTTGATATTCCCGTCGACTTGGACAGCCTTTTCTTTGAAACCGCCCGTTTGGAGCTGCTGATAAATAATGGCATCAATTTTCCTGCGAACATTAATTTAGTGATAGAGGGGCAAAATGAGTCAGGTACAAAAGCCCAGATATACATAAATCAGGCGATACAGGCTGCATCAGCGCCCGGCGTTCCAACCCCTTCAGTTATTGTTCTCGATAATCAGAACAGCAACATCAAAGATTTCATCAGTATTGTGCCAAATCTGTTGCGGGTTTCAGGCAAGATTGTTTTAGGGGATGAAAATATTGTCGGCACGGTTTCCAAGAATGATTTTGTAAATGGCTCCGTAAAAATTACCGCGCCTTTTGCATTGCGGCTTTCTTCGCAAAGTATCGAAACCGAAACGATTGAATTGAAAATTGATGAAGAGGTGAAAGACAAAATTATCGACAACCTTTCTGCCGGTGCACTTTTTATGGAAATTACTAACCATTTACCTGTAGGCGCATCTCTAGAAATCATTTTTTCTCAGGATGAGATGAACTTATATCAAAACCCGGTTCTGCAGATCACAGCAATTCGTGCAGACGCAGCTTTTGTGGACGCATCCGGATTTGTTCAGAGTTCTAGAACTGCTGAGTCTACGATTGGATTGTCCGAAGAGCAAATGCGCATATTTTTGCTCTCGCCGCTGCACGCCGGGATTCGTATTTCCATGGATGGCACGAATGGTCAGTTTGTAACCTTGCGAGGCTCTGACTACATCCAGGTCAAATCGTACAGCAGAATTAATGTAACCGTGAACCGAGATTAACCGAGGAAAATCAAATGACAAAGACTTTTTCAAAATTAGTATTAGCAGCAGTGATTGGTTTAAGTTTTTCAACAGCAGACAAGTTACTTTACGGCCAATCCGGAATTTCGAACGCGCGAAGTGTCGCAATGGGCGGCGCTTATACGGCCATTGCACGCGGGGTTGAGTCACCGTCCTGGAATCCGGCAAATCTTGGCCTCTCCGGTAAAAACAAGTACCATTTTAATTTGGTTTCAGTAGGCCTGGGCTTAAACAATAATAGTTTTGATAAAAACCATTACGATCTTTATAACGGTGAATATTTAACCTCCGAAGATAAGCAGAACATTTTAGCCAGCATCCCTGCAGAAGGTCTACGCTTTGATTTAGGAACCGAGGTGCAGGCAATGGGGCTAGCATTCGGCCCGCTTGCGTTTAACGCCTCCGGATTTGCAGTCTCTGATTTGAGTTTTTCGAAAGAAATTTTGGATTTGGTTCTTAACGGCAATGAGTTTGGTCGGGTTTACAATATTGGCGATACTGGCGGAGAAGGTTGGGCGGCATCCAGTTTTGGTGTGTCGCTAGGGATGCCGATTATTAAAAATGCTAATTTTGAATTTGCCGTCGGAGGCTCTATAAAATATTTGCGCGGATTTGCTTACGCAAAAGTAAAAGAGGCGACGACAACTATGTCTACCGATTTTGACGGTTTACAGACCAATGGAAGGGTTGTGATCGACCGTGCCTTTGGTGGCAGCGGATTTGCAATTGATGTTGGTACGGCTGCACGGTCAGGAAACTGGTCACTGAGTTTAGGTCTATCAAACATTTCCAACAACATTAATTGGAATAAGAAAACCAAAAGGTTTGTCTACGAATTTAGCGCGGATTCGGTCTCCGTTGAAAAAATAGCCAATTCCGATATTGATTCAGTTTTTAGCGATTCCGAGGAGACGGTTGCAATCGAGCCTTTTACGACAAAGCTTCCCGCTGAACTGAGGTTTGGGATTGCACGGGCAACCAAGAGGTTCACCTTTGGCGTTGATTTCAGAAAAGCTTTCAAAAAAGCACCAGGTGTTTCCACAAAACCTAAATTTGCTTTGGGCGCAGAACTTCGTCTCATCCATTTTTTTCCACTCCGATCAGGCGTTGCGTTCGGAGGGAAACAAGGTTTTACACCATCTGCGGGCTTTGCCTTTGACTTTTCAGTTTTTTCCTGGGATTTTGCAGTCGCCAGTCCGGGCGGGTTTTCCGGAAAGGGCTTAGCTTTTGCTTACAATTGGATGTTCAGGTTTTAAGAATGAGGAGCGAGGAGCGAAAAGCGTTATTCAAAAGTATGATTACTTTTACGCTCTACGCTCTTCAAGGTCTTTGTCTTTTGCACTTTTCGCTTTTTCGTTTCTCAAAGTCTTTTACTTGCGGGCAAAGAACAGGATGCCGATTCCGGCTACCAGAAAAAGGCCATTTGCAAACCAGGCCGAAAACATAGTTGGCATAACGCCTGTTTGCCCTAAAGTCTGAACGACTCTTGTTAACCCATAATAAATGAGGCAAACCAGGATACTGATAATTAAGCTAAAAATTGTACCCCCGCGGTTTCGGCGAGCGGCGAGCGGCGCTCCAAATAAAACCATAATAAAATTAGCAAACGGAATCGATACTTTGAAATGTAAATCAACAAGCCATTTCTTTGGATTTCCGCCATTTCTTTTGACTTCATGAATGAAACTTTCCAATTCAGCATATGACATATCGTTTGGATCAGTATAGAAAGTTTCCAGCTGCTCTGGCTTAAAGTCGAGAAATTCGTCTTCGAGCTCCTCAAAAGGAATCGCTTCCTCTTTGGTGTCTGAAAATGTTCGTCTATAACCGTTACGAAGGACCCAGGTACTATCTTCCCATTTCATGCTCCGGGCGTCCAATCTTTCGATGATTTGATTGTTATTTAACTTTTGGATACTGATCTTGCGGGCAGTTTTGTTGACACTGTTAAAATCTCCTATGAACACTTGTCTGTTGATACTGTCCCTCCAAAAAATATTAGTTATTCTAGTTTTAGTTCTTTTAACGGTTTCGATATATTCATCTTCGATCTTAGTTTTTTCCTGATTGGCTGAGGGTACGATTTTTTCACCAAAACCAAGAGCGAATGTACTAATCAATAGTCCAAAAATAAAAAGCGGAATCAAAATTCGATTCAAACTGATACCCGCCGACCTTATCGCGCTTAATTCATTATGATTCGCCATTTGACTCAGACTAAATAGACTCGCCAGGAGCATGGCAATTGGCAGAACTAAAATAATTAGATAAGGGATATAAAAAAAATAATATTTAATAATGACGGCCAGAGGAACTTCCTTATCAATAAATTTACTGAGATTGCCAACCATGTCGACAAAGATCACAATCATAGGAAAAGATAGTAATGCATAAAATAAAGTAAAGCAAAATCGTCGCAATATGTACCAATCGAGTATTCGCATAGATATATTTATTTTTATTTATTCCGGTTTTTTTGTCTGCGGGGAAGACTAAAAACTTGCGGCCAACGGAATGTCGCTGTGTCACGAACTGTACGCAGAACAAGAAAAATGCCTAACCCACCAACCAGAATATTTGGGCTCCACATCCCCCAAAATGGTGATATTTTCTGCCTGTCTGCTAAACTTTCACCCCCAATCAGGAAAGCCCAATACAGTAAGAAAAACCCAATGCTTAATCCCGCCGCAGCCGCCCAACCTTGTTTACGCGCCAGGATTCCAAGAGGCGAACCGACCAAAACAAAAACAACGCACACAGCAGGAATGGAATATTTTTTGTGAACTTCAACAAGATCCCTATCGATTGATTTTTTATAACTATTAATCAAATTTAAATCTGTCTTTATTTTCCGATTCAGCCGCTGGTGATCTAGTATTAACAAATCCAAGGTTTTTTCCTCTTTGGAATTGGAATAAATATATTTGGAGAGTTGCTGGTTCACAGTTTCGTTGAGCTTTTGGCGCCTTTCTAATATCCGCTGCCGATTTTTATAAACCCCCTCCATCAAAGCCGCAGAGCTTTTTTCTCTATCCCCGCGGTACTCAGATTGGCTGCGCATTAATAGCATTTCAGTCATTGGTATCTTAATAACGTGTTTTGTAAATTCAACTTTTTTGAACAATTCAGGATTGTTGATATCGATCTCTTGCAGCTCGCCATCAAGGAGTGTGATTTCGACCAGACCGGTTTCTTCGGAGAAGGTAATTTCTCCGACCTTCGCAATGATTGTCTTTATGATGTTCGAAGTCGTTTGATCATCTATGGTAATATTTTCGATATACGTGGTTGAATTGATTTCCTTAATAGTCGGACCGAGTATGTTGTAATTTGGGATATCGGTATAAATTACACCTGCCTCTAAATTTAGCAAAGGTTTTTTTCTGGCGATGTCTAACATCAAAAGCTTGGTTCTATGATTAAAATCCGGTAAGACTTCGTTATTAAACCAGATTAAAGCCCCAGCCACGCCTAAAGATACTATCAAGGTAGCAGGTAGAATCTGGTATAAACTGATGCCGCCGGCTTTAATTGCCGTTATTTCATTTTCAGCCGACAGCCGCCCGAAGGCCATGATTGTAGCTGTGAGCACAGCACATGGTACCGAAAGCGCGATCATCCACGCCAAATTCAGAAAAATAAATTCAAGGATCGTACCTAAAGATAGTCCTTTACTCATAAATTTGCCCAGTTCCCTAAAAAGCAAATTTAGGATAAATATGGAATTAATGACCAGAAGGGCGAAGCAAAAAGGGCCGATATGTTCTTTGACGAGATATTTTGGTAGAATTTTGATCATAAAGCGAATCGGTCATTTCTTTGTAACTTTACAAAATATACGCATCATCCTGTTTTTTATCAAGTGTATTTTC
This window encodes:
- the lptG gene encoding LPS export ABC transporter permease LptG, which produces MRRFCFTLFYALLSFPMIVIFVDMVGNLSKFIDKEVPLAVIIKYYFFYIPYLIILVLPIAMLLASLFSLSQMANHNELSAIRSAGISLNRILIPLFIFGLLISTFALGFGEKIVPSANQEKTKIEDEYIETVKRTKTRITNIFWRDSINRQVFIGDFNSVNKTARKISIQKLNNNQIIERLDARSMKWEDSTWVLRNGYRRTFSDTKEEAIPFEELEDEFLDFKPEQLETFYTDPNDMSYAELESFIHEVKRNGGNPKKWLVDLHFKVSIPFANFIMVLFGAPLAARRNRGGTIFSLIISILVCLIYYGLTRVVQTLGQTGVMPTMFSAWFANGLFLVAGIGILFFARK
- a CDS encoding LptF/LptG family permease, with the translated sequence MIKILPKYLVKEHIGPFCFALLVINSIFILNLLFRELGKFMSKGLSLGTILEFIFLNLAWMIALSVPCAVLTATIMAFGRLSAENEITAIKAGGISLYQILPATLIVSLGVAGALIWFNNEVLPDFNHRTKLLMLDIARKKPLLNLEAGVIYTDIPNYNILGPTIKEINSTTYIENITIDDQTTSNIIKTIIAKVGEITFSEETGLVEITLLDGELQEIDINNPELFKKVEFTKHVIKIPMTEMLLMRSQSEYRGDREKSSAALMEGVYKNRQRILERRQKLNETVNQQLSKYIYSNSKEEKTLDLLILDHQRLNRKIKTDLNLINSYKKSIDRDLVEVHKKYSIPAVCVVFVLVGSPLGILARKQGWAAAAGLSIGFFLLYWAFLIGGESLADRQKISPFWGMWSPNILVGGLGIFLVLRTVRDTATFRWPQVFSLPRRQKNRNK